One window from the genome of Lysobacter helvus encodes:
- a CDS encoding serine hydrolase — protein MLRRLVPTALAMAAMLVVANASFAAQPADLDAQVQTAMQSHGVPGMAIAIVEDGKVVLAKGYGVRKLGSPERVDADTIFPTGSTGKAITTAAIAVLVDDGKLKWDDKIIDHMPWFRMYDPWVTNEMTVRDLLTHRSGLGLGAGDLMFVPSSSRSRADTVRALRYIKPATSFRSGYAYDNLLYAVAGQLIEEVSGQTWEVFVRERVLKPAGMTSSVTEQSARFANPNRAWPHARLGGRVRGLGEQRVLDERKTLGDNAAPAGGLSSSANDMAHWMLVQLGHGTWTDANGKQVKVFSEAQSQQMWTPAVLTPTPAYPGKLAPFSPKFSSYALGWSVRDYRGAKLIDHGGAVFGVQTYVVLIPERNIGITVQINAEDFQVMRAIAMELVDHYLDAPDTDWMAAFDEFANTRMQGGVAALDASAKEQGAAPGKASLPIADYAGRYKDAWYGPIDIRNEKGGLRIDFTRTPGMVGRLEHAHHDTFRAIWDDPNIEPAYVTFGLGADGKIDRVTMKAISPIADFSFDYQDLQFAPVRAD, from the coding sequence CGCGCTCGCGATGGCCGCCATGCTGGTGGTCGCCAACGCGAGTTTTGCCGCGCAGCCGGCCGACCTCGATGCACAAGTGCAGACCGCGATGCAGTCGCACGGCGTGCCCGGCATGGCGATCGCGATCGTCGAGGACGGCAAGGTCGTCCTCGCCAAGGGCTACGGCGTGCGCAAGCTCGGCTCGCCCGAGCGCGTGGACGCCGACACGATCTTCCCCACCGGCTCGACCGGCAAGGCGATCACCACCGCGGCGATCGCGGTGCTGGTCGACGACGGCAAGCTGAAGTGGGACGACAAGATCATCGACCACATGCCGTGGTTCCGCATGTACGACCCGTGGGTCACCAACGAAATGACGGTGCGCGACCTGCTCACGCATCGCAGCGGCCTGGGCCTGGGCGCGGGTGACCTGATGTTCGTGCCGAGCTCCTCGCGCAGCCGCGCCGACACGGTGCGTGCGTTGCGCTACATCAAGCCCGCGACGAGTTTCCGCAGCGGCTATGCGTACGACAACCTGCTGTACGCCGTTGCCGGCCAGCTGATCGAGGAAGTGAGCGGGCAGACGTGGGAAGTGTTCGTGCGCGAGCGCGTGCTGAAGCCCGCGGGCATGACGAGTTCGGTGACCGAGCAGTCCGCGCGCTTCGCCAATCCCAACCGCGCGTGGCCGCATGCGCGCCTGGGCGGCCGCGTGCGCGGCCTCGGCGAGCAGCGCGTGCTCGACGAACGCAAGACGCTCGGCGACAACGCCGCGCCGGCCGGTGGCCTGTCGTCGAGCGCCAACGACATGGCGCACTGGATGCTGGTGCAGCTCGGCCACGGCACGTGGACCGACGCCAACGGCAAGCAGGTGAAGGTCTTCAGCGAAGCGCAGTCGCAGCAGATGTGGACGCCCGCGGTCCTCACGCCCACGCCGGCGTACCCCGGCAAGCTCGCGCCGTTCTCGCCGAAGTTCTCGTCCTACGCGCTGGGCTGGAGCGTGCGCGACTATCGCGGCGCGAAGCTCATCGACCACGGCGGCGCGGTGTTCGGCGTGCAGACCTACGTCGTGCTGATCCCGGAGCGCAACATCGGCATCACCGTGCAGATCAACGCCGAAGACTTCCAGGTGATGCGCGCGATCGCGATGGAGCTGGTCGATCATTACCTCGACGCACCGGATACCGACTGGATGGCGGCGTTCGACGAATTCGCCAACACGCGCATGCAGGGTGGCGTCGCCGCGCTCGATGCCAGCGCGAAGGAACAAGGCGCCGCGCCGGGCAAGGCCTCGTTGCCGATCGCCGACTACGCGGGCCGCTACAAGGACGCCTGGTACGGCCCGATCGACATCCGCAACGAGAAGGGCGGCCTGCGCATCGACTTCACGCGCACGCCGGGCATGGTCGGGCGCCTCGAACACGCGCACCACGACACCTTCCGCGCGATCTGGGACGACCCGAACATCGAACCGGCCTATGTCACCTTCGGCCTCGGTGCCGACGGCAAGATCGACCGCGTGACGATGAAGGCCATCTCGCCGATCGCGGACTTCAGCTTCGACTACCAGGACCTGCAGTTCGCGCCCGTGCGCGCGGACTGA
- a CDS encoding metal-dependent hydrolase family protein, which yields MRRLAGGLVCFAACLGGALATHAQSDPPAPPAAPPIVLQAAHLFDGRSGKLVSPGRIVVRGTKIESIGSDAPAPAGARVIDLGDATLMPGIIDAHTHIAGDYDASWTNGFYNSMMRLPVEQSYYAARNARATLQAGVTTVREVGAADLIDVALRNAINAGLEDGPRMLVAVHAIGSTGGHCDAPAFPPGTVRTFGEADGVCNGADSCRRAVREQLKYGADVIKICASGGVLSESDPVDVPQLTPAELSAIVDEAHAWRRKVAAHAHGDLAARLAVEAGVDSIEHGSFLTPETLQLMQRKGTYLVPTRMAVNFVLKQAGTYPPKVGDKARAAAGSHGRMMHDAMRIGVRMAYGTDAGVYPHGENAREFGDYVDLGMDPAKALMTSSVGAATLLGIDAETGTLEAGKFADIVAVPGNVLDNVRATEHPRFVMKQGKIVRDAP from the coding sequence ATGCGTCGTCTTGCCGGAGGCCTGGTGTGTTTCGCGGCTTGCCTGGGGGGCGCGCTCGCCACCCACGCGCAATCCGATCCTCCTGCACCGCCGGCCGCGCCGCCCATCGTGTTGCAGGCCGCGCACCTCTTCGACGGACGCAGCGGCAAGCTTGTCTCGCCCGGCCGCATCGTGGTGCGCGGCACGAAGATCGAATCCATCGGCAGCGATGCGCCCGCACCCGCCGGCGCACGCGTGATCGACCTCGGCGACGCCACGCTCATGCCCGGCATCATCGATGCGCACACGCACATCGCCGGCGACTACGACGCCAGCTGGACCAACGGTTTCTACAATTCGATGATGCGGCTGCCGGTGGAACAGTCGTACTACGCCGCGCGCAATGCACGCGCGACCTTGCAGGCCGGCGTGACCACCGTGCGCGAAGTCGGCGCCGCGGACCTGATCGACGTCGCGTTGCGCAACGCCATCAACGCCGGCCTCGAAGACGGGCCGCGCATGCTCGTCGCCGTGCACGCGATCGGCTCGACCGGCGGCCATTGCGATGCACCTGCCTTCCCGCCCGGCACCGTGCGCACGTTCGGCGAAGCGGACGGCGTGTGCAACGGCGCCGATTCCTGTCGCCGCGCGGTGCGCGAGCAACTCAAGTACGGCGCGGACGTCATCAAGATCTGCGCCTCCGGCGGCGTGCTGTCCGAATCCGATCCGGTCGACGTGCCGCAGCTCACGCCCGCGGAACTGTCGGCCATCGTCGACGAAGCGCACGCCTGGCGCCGCAAGGTGGCTGCGCATGCGCACGGCGATCTCGCGGCGCGGCTGGCGGTGGAAGCCGGCGTCGATTCCATCGAACACGGCAGCTTCCTCACACCGGAGACACTGCAGCTGATGCAGCGCAAGGGCACGTACCTGGTGCCGACGCGCATGGCGGTGAACTTCGTGCTGAAGCAGGCGGGCACGTATCCGCCGAAGGTCGGCGACAAGGCGCGCGCCGCGGCCGGTTCGCACGGCCGGATGATGCACGACGCGATGCGCATCGGCGTGCGGATGGCCTACGGCACCGATGCCGGCGTGTATCCGCATGGCGAGAACGCGCGCGAGTTCGGCGACTACGTCGACCTGGGCATGGACCCGGCGAAGGCGCTGATGACCAGCAGCGTGGGCGCGGCGACGCTGCTGGGCATCGACGCGGAGACCGGCACGCTGGAAGCCGGCAAGTTCGCCGACATCGTGGCGGTGCCGGGCAACGTGCTCGACAACGTGCGGGCGACCGAGCATCCGCGGTTCGTCATGAAGCAGGGCAAGATCGTGCGCGACGCGCCCTAG
- a CDS encoding TPR end-of-group domain-containing protein, with translation MLAGLFAELRRRRVFRVALVYAVAGWLVIQVAATVLPSLHLPSWTVTLVIVLVVLGFPIAFAMAWMFDAGPRGLERTLPLQEVPVAVPAPVAPMAPIASPSPEPETPVAATPDPPPQRAILRDDRRTIAVLPFVNMSGDAENEYFSDGIAEEILNLLTQLPQLKVASRTSSFAYKGKDAAIPVVARELGVTTLLEGSVRRAGDRVRITAQLIDTDSDSHLWSETYDRELKDVFAIQDDIAHSIVKALQVTLTPQERRAIQSVATSDPEAYDYYLRGRSYMYSMARRDYEHAIRMFEQAIAVDSKYALAYAGMADAYANLYRYAEATTENVERANRASEQAVVLDRESAEAHASRGLALLISERYDEAEVEFETATTKNPNLFDAWHYHGLASSSRGDFEKAARLYARAAEVNPDDFQVPMFLAMSLASLGRKQDEMRVRLGALGTLERHIKLNPHDTRALYFAAQNLYRVGENEKARAMAEQALKQAQDEPVVLYNVACFYVGQGDLERAIDLLERAVSLGWGDRAWMEHDSDLDPLHDHPRFNALLARIH, from the coding sequence ATGCTCGCGGGCCTGTTCGCCGAACTCCGCCGACGCCGCGTCTTCCGCGTTGCCCTCGTCTACGCGGTCGCGGGCTGGCTGGTGATCCAGGTGGCGGCCACGGTGCTGCCGAGCCTGCACCTGCCGTCCTGGACCGTCACCCTCGTCATCGTGCTGGTGGTGCTGGGGTTCCCGATCGCCTTCGCGATGGCGTGGATGTTCGATGCCGGCCCGCGCGGGCTGGAGCGCACGCTGCCGTTGCAGGAAGTCCCGGTCGCCGTGCCCGCGCCGGTCGCGCCGATGGCGCCGATCGCATCGCCTTCGCCCGAACCCGAAACGCCCGTCGCCGCAACGCCCGATCCGCCGCCGCAACGCGCCATCCTGCGCGACGACCGCCGCACCATCGCCGTGCTGCCCTTCGTCAACATGAGCGGCGATGCGGAGAACGAATACTTCAGCGACGGCATCGCCGAGGAAATCCTCAACCTGCTCACGCAACTGCCGCAGCTCAAAGTGGCTTCGCGCACCTCGTCGTTCGCCTACAAGGGCAAGGACGCCGCGATCCCGGTGGTCGCGCGCGAACTCGGCGTCACCACGTTGCTGGAAGGCAGCGTGCGCCGCGCCGGCGACCGCGTGCGCATCACCGCGCAGCTGATCGACACCGACAGCGATTCGCACCTGTGGTCGGAAACCTACGATCGCGAACTGAAAGACGTATTCGCGATCCAGGACGACATCGCGCACAGCATCGTCAAGGCGCTGCAGGTGACGCTGACGCCGCAGGAGCGGCGCGCGATCCAGTCGGTCGCCACCTCCGACCCCGAAGCCTACGACTACTACCTGCGCGGCCGCAGCTACATGTATTCGATGGCGCGGCGCGATTACGAACACGCGATCCGGATGTTCGAGCAGGCGATCGCGGTGGACTCGAAATACGCGCTGGCCTATGCCGGCATGGCCGACGCCTACGCCAACCTGTATCGCTACGCCGAAGCCACCACCGAGAACGTGGAGCGCGCCAACCGCGCCAGCGAACAGGCCGTCGTGCTGGATCGCGAATCCGCAGAAGCCCACGCCTCGCGCGGCCTGGCGTTGCTGATCAGCGAGCGCTACGACGAGGCCGAGGTCGAATTCGAAACCGCGACCACCAAAAACCCGAACCTCTTCGACGCGTGGCACTACCACGGCCTAGCCAGCTCCTCGCGCGGCGACTTCGAAAAAGCCGCACGCCTGTACGCGCGCGCCGCGGAAGTGAACCCGGACGACTTCCAGGTGCCAATGTTCCTGGCCATGTCGCTGGCGTCGCTGGGCCGCAAGCAGGACGAGATGCGCGTGCGCCTGGGTGCGCTCGGCACGCTGGAACGGCACATCAAGCTCAATCCGCACGACACGCGCGCGTTGTATTTCGCGGCGCAGAACCTCTACCGCGTCGGCGAGAACGAAAAGGCCCGCGCGATGGCCGAGCAGGCGCTCAAGCAGGCGCAGGATGAGCCCGTCGTGCTCTACAACGTGGCGTGCTTCTATGTCGGACAGGGCGACCTGGAGCGTGCGATCGACCTGCTCGAACGCGCCGTCAGCCTCGGCTGGGGCGACCGCGCCTGGATGGAACACGACAGCGACCTCGACCCCCTGCACGACCATCCCCGCTTCAACGCCCTGCTCGCGCGAATTCACTAG